The nucleotide sequence TAAAACTACTCTCATCACGCAGGTGAGTGTCATAGATGCCATGATATCGAGCAGCCACTTTCGCCAATGCAATCACCTCATCGGTGTCGGCATAGTTCTGTGGTACATAGTAAAGCCCAGCTGAAAACCCCAAAGCCCCCTGTTCCATCGCCTGTTCAACCAGTGACTTCATGCCATTAAGTTCTGTTGTGGTGGACTTTCGCTTTGCTTTGCCCATCACTTGTTGGCGCACAGCGCCATGGCCCACCAGCATGCCCACATTGGTGCCAATGCCATTGACTAACAAATGTTTACTGAGCTTATCAATATTGGCACTGCCATCACCATCATTGCCCACGATAACCGTAGTCACGCCTTGAGTTAGATAATTGAGGTTATGATTATTATCGTGACTTTTAAGCTCGGCTAAGGCATGGGTATGGGGATCGACAAAGCCTGGGCTCACCACTTTGCCTTTGGCATCAATAACTCTTTTCGCCTTTACTTGTTTACTTCCTCTTGGATAGATATCACAAATGATGGCGCCACAAACCGCTAAATCCATTAACTCTAAGCGTTTATTTTTACTATTAAACACCTGACCTGAGTGGATCAAAATATCCACCTCAGCAAGCTCAGTGGATGATTGACGCGGTAATGGGCTCTCACTTGAACATCCCACCAAAGCGGGCAGCAAGACTAAGATAAGTAAGTACGGATTTCTAATCATATCAAGGTTCACTCTACTGGTTTCGAAGCGAGCATGGTCTGCATCAGGCTGTTTGCGGCATTAATCGCGAGGTTATCGATAAAGCGTCTGTTAGTGTTATCCCCCACCTCATAGGTGATGGCATGGACTCGATACTTGTCGGCAATATACTGCTTAAATACACCCATATCTGGATTGTTACCAGGTTGTTGAACCACCTTAAAACTGGCGTATTGGCTGTCTAAATCACCTAACCAGTGCTCTACCATCTGTGGGTTTTGTAACCCGTAATCCTTTGGCATGGTATAGAAGATATCTTTTCGAGTGGAATGAAAATCCACCGCAAAGTGAACCTTGTCTCCCGACGCAATCAAACGTTCAAGATAGCTTGCCACGACACGGGTTTCTGCCTGCTTAAATTTGCCCCAATCTCTGTTCAAATCAATGCCATTGGCATTATGACGCCAATTACCCACCTCTACGCCGTCAGGGTTCAAATTTGGAATGATGACAATGTTAAATCTCTGTCTAAACTGCTTAGCAAGTTGAGTGTTCGACAGTAACACCTCACTAAAGGGAAACAGTGCCATGGCGCCTGTCAGCTCGGGCGGATGTTGACGACCGAGTACCAATAGCCACTCCTTAGCCTCTTTGTTAGTATTCACTTCTAGCTTCATAATAGGACGCTGCTCAGTAGACAAACCAAGTAGCTCATGGCTTGCCTGCCCTTGAGCCATTAACGCCTCCCCCCAATATAGATAATCTTGATTATCAATGATCTCTTGGCCTGCCACCCAAATAGGTTGGTCAGTGGCAGTAAAGTGCATCTTTAACTGTTGATTTCTCAACGTGTATTCTTTAAGTGACCAGCTCTCACCGTCACGGCTTACTTTGGGTAAATATCGATGCTTGCCCCCTTCAACCTCCATCACAATATCCACCTCTTGGGGGGAGTCGGTCACCAACTTAAAGGCGTACCAAGCACTGTCATTAATCGGTGTATTTTCAGGGCTTAAGGTCAGTAAAAATCGTGTTTCACTGAGCTGCTGACAACGGTCAAGCCGACCCGTTGAAAAGTCAGTATCAAACTTAACATTGTCGAACTGACAGCGATTGTTGGTAGCAGTAGAGGCGCTCTGGCAAGCGGTAAAAAAAAGCAGGGATAATGCAATATAAAAAACAGTCGTAACTAATTTATAGGGTAGCAACATAACAGGACCTATATGCAAAGAAGCATGGCCCAAAAGGGCCATGCTTTAAATCAAGCTAGAATGACTTACTAAAGCTCATG is from Shewanella sp. MTB7 and encodes:
- a CDS encoding M14 family metallopeptidase, which gives rise to MLLPYKLVTTVFYIALSLLFFTACQSASTATNNRCQFDNVKFDTDFSTGRLDRCQQLSETRFLLTLSPENTPINDSAWYAFKLVTDSPQEVDIVMEVEGGKHRYLPKVSRDGESWSLKEYTLRNQQLKMHFTATDQPIWVAGQEIIDNQDYLYWGEALMAQGQASHELLGLSTEQRPIMKLEVNTNKEAKEWLLVLGRQHPPELTGAMALFPFSEVLLSNTQLAKQFRQRFNIVIIPNLNPDGVEVGNWRHNANGIDLNRDWGKFKQAETRVVASYLERLIASGDKVHFAVDFHSTRKDIFYTMPKDYGLQNPQMVEHWLGDLDSQYASFKVVQQPGNNPDMGVFKQYIADKYRVHAITYEVGDNTNRRFIDNLAINAANSLMQTMLASKPVE